A stretch of Geomonas oryzisoli DNA encodes these proteins:
- a CDS encoding HEAT repeat domain-containing protein: MDHAERIKRRDAIIPLLKDPDAEVRLAASTALEALEAAESLEEVFDRLKRGDRATKVAAIYALGRIGDDKVLPILYYCAGRPEEDIRCAAVKVLGELARPDALATLLEKLQDPAVTVRALAIEAVSRYRNPSLASRLAPFLEANDGILDAEAALALGRIGGSSLSDAVIKLLSSPFDKTRAAAVTALAQLP, from the coding sequence ATGGACCATGCCGAACGCATCAAAAGGCGCGACGCCATCATCCCGCTTTTAAAGGACCCGGACGCGGAGGTACGCCTGGCTGCCTCGACCGCCCTGGAGGCGCTGGAGGCGGCTGAGAGCCTGGAGGAGGTCTTCGACCGCCTGAAGCGGGGCGACCGCGCCACCAAGGTCGCCGCCATCTACGCCCTCGGGCGGATCGGCGACGACAAGGTGCTGCCGATCCTCTACTACTGCGCCGGGAGGCCGGAAGAAGACATCCGTTGCGCGGCGGTCAAGGTCCTGGGAGAACTCGCCCGCCCCGATGCGCTCGCCACGCTGCTGGAAAAGCTTCAGGATCCTGCCGTCACCGTACGGGCACTGGCCATCGAGGCGGTGTCGCGCTACCGCAACCCCTCCCTGGCAAGCAGACTGGCCCCGTTCCTCGAGGCCAACGACGGCATCCTGGATGCCGAAGCCGCCCTCGCCCTGGGGCGCATCGGGGGAAGCTCCCTCTCCGATGCCGTGATCAAGCTCCTCTCCTCGCCCTTCGACAAGACCCGCGCCGCCGCCGTTACGGCCCTGGCGCAGCTCCCCTGA
- a CDS encoding bacteriohemerythrin, with product MPIVTWDGSLAVGHDMIDEHHEHLVELLNKTYDEFCDGKSRKSLETVLDELIDYATYHFAQEELLMDKVAFPASEEHLTEHAFFIRRIGEIQKEFLAGTSAISLEIITFLKDWLVRHISQKDYELGAYASAHEGKPVVIDLD from the coding sequence ATGCCTATCGTGACGTGGGATGGAAGTCTGGCGGTCGGACACGACATGATCGACGAACATCATGAACACTTGGTGGAACTGCTCAACAAGACGTACGACGAATTCTGTGACGGGAAGTCCAGAAAGAGCCTCGAGACCGTGCTGGATGAGCTCATCGATTATGCAACCTATCACTTCGCTCAGGAAGAGTTGCTGATGGATAAAGTAGCGTTCCCCGCGAGCGAGGAACACCTGACGGAACATGCCTTCTTCATCAGAAGAATCGGGGAGATCCAGAAGGAGTTCCTGGCGGGAACGAGCGCCATCTCTCTGGAAATCATCACCTTCCTGAAGGACTGGCTCGTCAGGCACATCTCTCAGAAGGACTACGAGTTGGGCGCCTACGCCTCGGCCCACGAAGGGAAACCGGTCGTCATCGACCTCGACTGA
- a CDS encoding beta-ketoacyl-ACP synthase III gives MIRAEILGTGGYVPARVVPNTHFDYLVDDADQWIHSRTGIRERRFAAAEEATSDLATNAALLALENADLDPLDLDCIIVATSTPDMILPATACMVQKNIGAANAFAFDMNAVCSSFIYGVELADNLIRSGKYRKVLLIGADTYSKILDFDDKGTAPLFGDGAGALILGAGLSGKGIQQTVMKSDGNGWELIQVPSSGSRKPVSAESIAAKENTFKMAGKSVFTFATDVIPRIISDLAERGGITPEAIDHIIPHQANVRIIDFISKKTGIPKEKFLLNLDRYGNTAAGSVGLALDENRRNGVIKPGDLVLMMGFGGGLSWGGVLFRA, from the coding sequence ATGATACGTGCTGAAATTCTGGGAACCGGCGGCTATGTCCCGGCCCGGGTCGTTCCCAATACTCACTTCGATTACCTGGTGGATGATGCGGACCAGTGGATCCACTCCCGGACCGGCATCCGTGAACGACGCTTCGCGGCAGCGGAGGAGGCGACCTCCGATCTCGCCACCAACGCCGCCCTCCTCGCCCTCGAAAACGCCGACCTCGACCCCCTCGACCTGGACTGCATCATCGTCGCCACCTCCACCCCCGACATGATCCTGCCCGCCACGGCCTGCATGGTGCAGAAGAACATCGGTGCCGCCAACGCCTTCGCTTTCGACATGAACGCGGTCTGCAGCAGCTTCATCTACGGCGTGGAGCTGGCCGACAACCTGATTCGCTCCGGGAAATACCGCAAGGTGCTCCTGATCGGGGCGGACACGTATTCGAAGATCCTCGACTTCGACGACAAAGGGACGGCGCCCCTTTTCGGCGACGGCGCCGGCGCGCTGATCCTGGGGGCGGGGCTCTCCGGCAAGGGGATCCAGCAAACCGTGATGAAAAGCGACGGCAACGGTTGGGAGCTGATCCAGGTCCCGTCTTCGGGATCGCGCAAGCCGGTTAGCGCCGAGAGCATCGCCGCCAAGGAAAACACCTTCAAGATGGCGGGCAAGAGTGTCTTCACCTTCGCCACCGACGTCATTCCCCGCATCATCTCCGACCTGGCCGAACGCGGCGGCATCACCCCTGAGGCAATAGACCACATCATCCCGCACCAGGCCAACGTGCGCATCATCGACTTCATCTCCAAGAAGACCGGCATACCCAAGGAGAAGTTCCTGCTCAACCTGGACCGTTACGGCAACACGGCGGCGGGGTCGGTGGGGCTCGCCCTGGACGAGAACCGGAGAAACGGCGTGATCAAGCCGGGGGACCTGGTGCTGATGATGGGGTTCGGCGGCGGGCTTTCCTGGGGAGGGGTGCTGTTTAGGGCCTAA
- a CDS encoding HD-GYP domain-containing protein has protein sequence MPDPGGVVATADKKRAKSLSPREMDRLSALCLDAVGALRVVFREIGDGMIPAAEPLMERVRALAHAALKDPASLLLLAPTREDDDYTFQHSVGVGVLALALAASLGHDGEQVAECGLAGFLHDIGKSRVDLCILDKPGKLSGDEVLEMQKHPEYGAEIVRGMAGVPASVVEAVLAHHVRFDRTGYPESARTLCLGVPCAVVAVADFYDATTTLRTYQRPMLRDEAVEALRRARGTVLDGSIVEGLLELTDAGV, from the coding sequence TTGCCCGATCCAGGAGGCGTGGTGGCGACTGCCGACAAGAAAAGAGCAAAGTCACTTTCCCCCCGCGAGATGGACCGTCTGTCTGCGCTCTGTCTCGACGCGGTCGGCGCGCTGAGGGTGGTCTTCCGGGAGATCGGGGACGGGATGATCCCGGCCGCCGAGCCTCTCATGGAGCGGGTACGCGCCCTGGCGCATGCCGCCCTGAAGGACCCTGCGTCCCTGCTGCTGTTGGCCCCGACCCGCGAAGATGACGACTACACCTTTCAGCACAGCGTGGGCGTGGGCGTACTGGCCCTGGCGCTGGCGGCGTCGCTTGGGCATGACGGGGAGCAGGTGGCCGAGTGCGGGTTGGCCGGATTTCTCCACGACATCGGCAAGAGCCGGGTCGACCTCTGCATACTGGACAAGCCGGGCAAGCTTTCGGGGGACGAGGTACTGGAGATGCAGAAGCATCCCGAATACGGTGCCGAGATCGTGCGCGGGATGGCCGGGGTGCCGGCGAGCGTGGTGGAGGCGGTGCTTGCGCATCACGTCCGCTTCGACCGCACCGGCTACCCCGAGTCGGCTCGTACCCTCTGCCTCGGGGTACCGTGTGCCGTCGTCGCGGTGGCGGACTTTTACGACGCGACCACGACGCTGAGGACCTACCAGCGGCCGATGTTGCGGGACGAGGCGGTCGAGGCGCTCAGAAGGGCGCGCGGCACCGTGTTGGACGGCAGTATCGTGGAAGGGTTGCTGGAGCTGACGGACGCGGGTGTGTGA
- a CDS encoding flavodoxin family protein translates to MKVIGINGSPRKQWNTAQVLQKALEGAAAQGAETELIHLYDLDFKGCTSCFACKLKGGKSYGKCAMRDGLTPVLEKIAQADGLVLGSPVYFGRATGEMCSFLERLLFQYFVYAQPPESLFEKKIRTAFIYTMNVPEAVMQQVNYAVHMGGNEAFLGRIFGQCETLCCNETLQFDDYDKYVFSYFDPEQRRQRHSVLFPENCRKAFELGRRLVA, encoded by the coding sequence ATGAAAGTCATCGGAATCAACGGCAGTCCCAGGAAACAATGGAACACCGCCCAAGTGCTGCAAAAGGCGCTGGAGGGTGCGGCGGCCCAAGGGGCGGAAACGGAGCTTATTCATCTCTACGACTTGGACTTCAAGGGATGCACCAGCTGCTTTGCCTGCAAGCTCAAGGGGGGCAAGAGCTACGGAAAGTGCGCCATGCGGGACGGCCTGACGCCGGTCCTCGAGAAGATCGCGCAGGCCGACGGGCTGGTGCTCGGCTCGCCGGTCTACTTCGGCAGGGCGACAGGGGAGATGTGCTCCTTCCTGGAAAGACTCCTGTTCCAGTACTTCGTGTACGCGCAGCCGCCTGAGTCACTGTTCGAGAAAAAGATCCGGACCGCCTTCATCTACACCATGAACGTGCCGGAAGCCGTCATGCAGCAGGTCAACTACGCGGTCCACATGGGCGGCAACGAAGCCTTCCTCGGCCGGATCTTCGGCCAGTGCGAAACGCTCTGCTGCAACGAGACCCTGCAGTTCGACGACTACGACAAATACGTCTTCAGCTATTTCGACCCGGAACAGCGGCGGCAAAGGCACAGCGTGCTCTTCCCGGAAAACTGCCGGAAGGCTTTCGAGCTCGGTCGGCGCCTGGTCGCCTAG
- the radA gene encoding DNA repair protein RadA, whose translation MAKVKVKTGYVCSDCGATYPKWQGHCGACDAWSTIKEVRLGAEPRAGRRDGFAGATSAVTLLGEVSCTEEARFSSGSEEFDRVLGGGFVPGSVILIGGDPGAGKSTILLQTMCHAAASKEVLYVSGEESLQQIAGRARRLQLPLDRVKMLAESSVERVLEAAESVRPEVVVIDSIQVMQSAGIDAAPGGVSQVRESAAAFTCYAKTSGVVLIMVGHVTKDQALAGPMTLSHMVDTQVMLSSTEDARYRLMRTTKNRFGPVNELGVFAMTERGLREVKNPSAIFLTRTETEAPGSLISVLWEGTRPLLVEIQSLVVSAQYGSPRRLGIGLDQNRIAMILAVITKHGGLVLADQDVFVNVVGGIRVLETSADLAVALAIVSSFRNSVLPQDLLVFGEVGLSGEIRPVSNGESRLKEGVKHGFTRAIVPKGNAPKKEIAGMKVVGVNSLAEALDAI comes from the coding sequence ATGGCAAAGGTAAAGGTGAAGACCGGGTACGTCTGTTCCGACTGCGGCGCGACCTATCCCAAATGGCAGGGGCACTGCGGCGCCTGCGACGCCTGGAGCACCATCAAAGAGGTGCGCCTGGGCGCCGAGCCCCGTGCCGGCCGCCGTGACGGTTTCGCCGGAGCCACCTCGGCGGTGACCTTGCTGGGCGAGGTGAGCTGTACCGAGGAGGCCCGCTTTTCCAGCGGCAGCGAAGAATTCGACCGGGTGCTGGGGGGAGGTTTCGTCCCCGGCTCCGTCATCCTGATCGGCGGCGACCCCGGCGCCGGGAAGAGCACCATCCTGCTGCAGACCATGTGTCACGCCGCGGCCAGCAAGGAGGTGCTCTACGTTTCCGGAGAGGAGTCGCTGCAGCAGATCGCGGGGCGCGCCCGCAGGCTGCAGCTGCCGCTGGACCGGGTCAAGATGCTGGCGGAGAGTTCCGTGGAGCGGGTCCTGGAGGCGGCCGAGAGCGTACGCCCCGAGGTGGTGGTCATCGACTCGATCCAGGTGATGCAGTCCGCGGGGATCGACGCGGCCCCGGGCGGGGTGTCCCAGGTCCGCGAGTCCGCAGCGGCCTTCACCTGCTACGCCAAGACCTCCGGTGTGGTGCTGATCATGGTCGGCCACGTCACCAAGGACCAGGCGCTGGCCGGCCCCATGACCCTGTCGCACATGGTCGACACCCAGGTGATGCTCTCCTCCACCGAGGACGCCCGCTACCGGCTCATGCGCACCACCAAGAACCGCTTCGGCCCGGTGAACGAGCTCGGCGTGTTCGCGATGACCGAGCGGGGGCTGCGCGAGGTGAAGAATCCCTCGGCCATCTTCCTGACCCGCACCGAGACGGAGGCGCCGGGGAGCCTGATCAGCGTGCTCTGGGAAGGTACCCGGCCGCTGCTGGTCGAGATACAGTCGCTGGTGGTATCGGCCCAATACGGCTCGCCGCGCCGACTCGGCATCGGCCTGGACCAGAACCGCATCGCCATGATCCTCGCCGTGATCACCAAGCACGGCGGGCTGGTCCTCGCCGATCAGGACGTCTTCGTCAACGTGGTGGGAGGGATCCGGGTGCTGGAAACCAGCGCCGACCTGGCCGTGGCCTTGGCCATCGTCTCCAGCTTCAGGAACTCGGTGCTGCCCCAGGACCTGCTGGTATTCGGCGAGGTGGGGCTCTCCGGCGAGATCCGCCCGGTTTCCAACGGCGAATCAAGGCTCAAAGAAGGGGTGAAGCACGGTTTCACCCGCGCCATCGTCCCCAAGGGGAACGCACCCAAGAAGGAGATCGCGGGCATGAAGGTCGTCGGGGTCAACTCTCTCGCCGAGGCGCTCGACGCCATCTAG
- the dksA gene encoding RNA polymerase-binding protein DksA → MNSEKLEYFRGILQEEKRSLLEEAGRTVMEMNSDTTNFPDPTDRATQESDRTFELRIRDRERKLIVKIQEALNRIDQGTFGICEVCEEDISEARLKARPVTTLCIDCKMEQEKKERFR, encoded by the coding sequence ATGAATTCGGAAAAGCTCGAGTACTTCAGAGGTATCCTCCAGGAAGAGAAACGATCGCTCTTGGAAGAGGCTGGCCGGACCGTCATGGAAATGAACTCCGACACGACCAACTTCCCTGACCCGACCGACCGTGCCACCCAGGAATCGGACCGCACTTTCGAACTGCGCATCCGGGACCGCGAGCGCAAACTGATCGTCAAGATCCAGGAAGCGCTGAACCGCATCGATCAGGGCACCTTCGGCATCTGCGAGGTGTGCGAAGAGGACATCAGTGAAGCGCGCCTGAAGGCCCGCCCGGTGACCACCCTCTGCATCGACTGCAAGATGGAGCAGGAAAAGAAGGAAAGGTTCCGCTAG
- a CDS encoding GAF domain-containing sensor histidine kinase, producing MAARKGNNLLEQALRVAQSSGRSHQGRLRSLLRLAARTPGIASADLFLPDSAEPALSECFSSLLSGASRSCLIPYGQGCAGRAASDLREVYGTSVDLHPEERGSGEAGRFVALPILDGTGLAAILSLACPDPELPAESLALCRQLVPVFSLTLSGLAAEQEAHKARRNLSLLASLGQLLAAPTPTAALLSQVVKLCTGSGLAGCAVIRLAPKGRNRGRVYKGCHSSSRRELTALLEFEQRFSARALAAGAPRTDKLPLPGSCRYALCAPLSCNGQLLGTLSLFGRADLLSAEQAEFTGTMARLVAGALTEAICEERVASFDTENEKKLKELSLLYRLSNTMLSTIKLNKLIHLTLTALTSGPTPFFDRAMLFLSNERSGSLVGMLGVTSENAPPLPMPQGGGDDLLSSRWDITEAEMAAQRESEFSRQVQGKRLELDPTLNIASQAVLERRLIYIPEETGIGADTAAVSRTALAASPLIAHGQTVGVVLVDNALTLSPITQEHLRFLQLFTNQAGMAIENSMLYNRIEDAHRQLSEAQESLLQKERLATIGEMAAGIAHELKGPLVSIGGFAGRLARKLPAESDERASADLIVREVVRLEGILSEILLFSKKTTICYTRCNIVDIVNETLAMTAPTVEEKQIEISTKFPRQRQLLLGDCQQLKQVFINIIQNSIEAMAPGGQLSIQVHPAELDGKEAISVKIVDTGGGIPLEQLNNIFTPFFTTKQTGTGLGLPIANRIITNHGGKIQVVNHPGIGAEFRILLPKHW from the coding sequence ATGGCTGCCCGGAAGGGAAATAACCTCCTGGAGCAAGCGTTACGTGTTGCCCAGTCTTCCGGCCGCTCGCACCAGGGCCGGCTTCGCAGCCTGCTCCGCCTGGCTGCCCGCACCCCCGGCATTGCCTCCGCCGACCTGTTTCTCCCCGATTCCGCAGAACCCGCTCTCAGCGAATGTTTCAGCTCGCTGCTCTCCGGCGCCAGCCGCAGCTGCCTGATCCCTTACGGCCAGGGGTGCGCCGGCCGTGCCGCCTCCGATTTGCGCGAGGTTTATGGCACCTCCGTCGACCTGCACCCCGAGGAGCGCGGCAGCGGTGAGGCCGGCCGGTTCGTCGCCCTTCCCATCCTGGACGGCACCGGGCTCGCCGCTATCCTATCCCTCGCCTGTCCCGACCCCGAGCTTCCCGCCGAAAGCCTGGCGCTTTGCCGGCAACTGGTCCCCGTTTTCTCGCTTACCCTGTCCGGCCTCGCCGCCGAGCAGGAGGCCCACAAGGCCCGCCGCAACCTGTCGCTGCTCGCCTCGCTCGGCCAACTGCTGGCGGCCCCCACCCCGACCGCCGCCCTGCTATCCCAGGTCGTCAAACTCTGCACCGGCTCGGGACTCGCCGGCTGCGCGGTGATCCGGCTCGCCCCCAAGGGGCGCAACCGGGGCAGGGTGTACAAAGGGTGCCACAGCAGTTCCAGACGAGAGCTGACGGCGTTACTCGAGTTCGAGCAGAGGTTCTCGGCTCGCGCCCTTGCCGCCGGCGCCCCCCGTACCGACAAGCTCCCCCTGCCGGGATCGTGCCGCTATGCCCTCTGCGCCCCGCTCAGCTGCAACGGTCAACTCCTGGGCACCCTCTCCCTGTTCGGCAGGGCGGACCTGCTGTCCGCGGAACAGGCGGAATTTACCGGGACCATGGCCCGCCTGGTCGCCGGTGCGCTCACCGAGGCGATCTGCGAGGAGCGGGTGGCGAGCTTCGACACGGAGAACGAGAAGAAACTGAAGGAACTGTCCCTTCTGTACCGGCTGAGCAACACCATGCTCTCCACCATCAAGCTGAACAAGCTGATCCACCTGACCCTTACCGCCCTCACCTCAGGCCCAACACCGTTCTTCGACCGGGCCATGCTGTTTCTCTCCAACGAGCGTTCAGGGTCGCTGGTGGGGATGCTAGGGGTTACTTCCGAGAACGCCCCTCCCCTTCCCATGCCGCAAGGGGGAGGCGACGACCTCCTCTCCAGCCGTTGGGACATAACCGAGGCTGAGATGGCGGCTCAGCGGGAGTCCGAATTCTCCCGGCAGGTGCAGGGCAAGAGGCTGGAGCTGGACCCGACCTTGAACATCGCATCGCAGGCCGTGCTCGAGAGGCGGTTGATATACATCCCGGAAGAGACCGGCATCGGCGCCGACACGGCCGCGGTCTCCCGCACCGCGCTGGCAGCTTCCCCCCTGATCGCCCACGGCCAGACGGTCGGGGTGGTGCTGGTCGACAACGCGCTCACCCTCTCCCCGATCACCCAGGAGCACCTGCGTTTTTTGCAGCTTTTTACCAACCAGGCCGGCATGGCGATCGAGAACTCGATGCTCTACAACCGGATCGAGGACGCCCACCGCCAGTTGAGCGAGGCCCAGGAGAGCCTGCTCCAGAAGGAGCGGCTGGCAACCATCGGTGAGATGGCCGCGGGCATCGCGCACGAACTGAAGGGACCGCTGGTCTCCATCGGCGGTTTCGCCGGGCGCCTCGCGCGCAAGCTCCCCGCCGAGAGCGACGAGCGGGCCAGCGCCGACCTGATCGTGCGGGAGGTCGTGCGCCTGGAAGGGATCCTCTCCGAGATCCTGCTCTTTTCCAAAAAGACCACCATCTGCTACACCCGCTGCAACATCGTGGATATCGTCAACGAGACCCTTGCCATGACCGCGCCCACGGTCGAGGAGAAGCAGATCGAGATCAGCACCAAGTTCCCGCGTCAGCGCCAGTTACTCCTCGGCGACTGCCAGCAGTTGAAGCAGGTGTTTATCAACATCATCCAGAACTCCATCGAGGCCATGGCGCCGGGGGGGCAGCTCTCGATCCAGGTGCACCCCGCCGAGTTGGACGGCAAGGAAGCCATCTCGGTGAAGATCGTCGATACCGGCGGCGGCATCCCGCTCGAGCAGTTGAACAACATCTTCACCCCCTTCTTCACCACCAAGCAGACCGGTACCGGCCTGGGCCTCCCCATCGCCAACCGCATCATCACCAACCACGGCGGCAAGATCCAGGTGGTCAATCACCCCGGCATCGGTGCCGAATTCCGCATCCTCCTGCCTAAGCACTGGTAA
- a CDS encoding response regulator — MLLILLIASGFTLVLVSLTFVVGTFVLSRIGMHQELSTLASIVGHNSSAAVAFGDKKDAQRTLQFLEDKKYILEAYILAEDWQPFASYHAPGVEPQAKTGKALALEAAGGDLWDVDGDMVVSSKILLEGQQLGTVVIRADYREVNSKLIWVLSGALLAMLGSLFCSYLVSLKLQGVVSAPIMQLARTMEGVSRDQDYAVRVEKSGDDELGALMEGFNEMLGQIQARDHELASYRDQLEQKVAQRTQELELTVAELQRAMEAAQTASRAKSQFLANMSHEIRTPMNGMLGMTELLMATRLDEQQNRFVSSVRRSGEALLSIINDILDFSKIEAGKLELEETAFNLQETVADVVELLAETAHRKGLEIVALVEKDVPPVLVGDQVRVHQILMNLVGNAVKFTDRGEVVIRGTLKEERGEVSVVQLEVADTGIGIPPEVKERIFEVFSQADNSTTRKYGGTGLGLTIARQLVELMGGEITLESELGIGSTFRFTLKLRRDTAQRATPPEGVSLAGYRALIVDDNSTNLSIMHHELYAWGIGADMADNGATALELMRRAARDKAPYDLAILDMQMPVMNGIDLARAIKADPALASTRLLMVTSVGQYGDEAEAIRAGIGCYISKPVRQSRLYNAIIDLLGVGMSRAVRPQLDTEQGTAAALSAAVLLVEDNPVNQDVATAMLEASGCRVSVANNGVEALDAVAHHDFDLIFMDCQMPLMDGYAATRAIREREDGAPEGKRRTIIALTAHAMRGDREQCFAAGMDDYLTKPFTQAQLVAMLQRWIAPQAPCAEEPALSAEAAATDAGNGIDPAVLDEIRALQLPGKPDLLAKVVGSFMKSSPLLVASMREGLAGGDPQRVRQAAHTLKSSSASLGCLALSDTCRHLELLTVEGVLEGAEPLVSRIETQHRKAVEYLTALPDLAPGPEQIG, encoded by the coding sequence TTGCTACTGATCCTGCTGATCGCCAGCGGCTTCACCCTGGTGCTCGTCTCGCTCACCTTCGTGGTGGGCACCTTCGTCTTATCCCGCATCGGCATGCACCAGGAACTCTCCACGCTCGCCTCCATCGTCGGACACAACAGCTCTGCCGCGGTAGCCTTCGGGGACAAGAAGGACGCCCAGCGCACGCTGCAGTTCCTCGAAGACAAGAAGTATATCCTCGAGGCCTACATCCTTGCCGAGGACTGGCAGCCTTTCGCCTCTTATCATGCTCCGGGGGTCGAGCCGCAGGCAAAGACCGGCAAAGCCCTGGCCCTCGAGGCGGCAGGGGGGGACCTCTGGGATGTGGACGGCGACATGGTGGTCAGTTCCAAGATCCTCCTGGAGGGGCAGCAGCTGGGGACCGTCGTGATCCGCGCCGACTACCGCGAGGTCAACTCGAAGCTGATCTGGGTGCTCTCAGGCGCATTGCTGGCAATGCTGGGAAGCCTGTTCTGCTCGTACCTGGTCTCGCTGAAGTTGCAGGGGGTGGTCTCGGCGCCCATCATGCAGCTTGCCCGCACCATGGAAGGGGTATCGCGGGACCAGGACTACGCGGTCCGGGTGGAAAAAAGCGGTGACGATGAGCTGGGCGCCCTCATGGAGGGCTTCAACGAAATGCTGGGGCAGATCCAGGCCCGCGACCACGAGCTGGCCAGCTATCGCGATCAGCTGGAGCAGAAGGTGGCACAGCGTACCCAGGAGCTGGAGCTGACCGTGGCCGAATTGCAGCGTGCCATGGAGGCGGCACAGACGGCCAGCCGCGCCAAGAGCCAGTTCCTCGCCAACATGAGCCACGAGATCCGCACCCCTATGAACGGCATGCTGGGGATGACCGAGCTCCTCATGGCCACCAGGCTCGACGAGCAGCAGAACCGTTTCGTCTCCTCGGTACGCCGCTCCGGAGAGGCGCTGCTCAGCATCATCAACGACATCCTGGACTTCTCCAAGATAGAGGCCGGCAAACTGGAACTCGAGGAGACCGCCTTCAACCTGCAGGAGACCGTGGCCGACGTGGTCGAGCTCCTCGCGGAAACGGCACACCGCAAGGGGCTCGAGATCGTCGCCCTGGTGGAAAAGGACGTGCCGCCGGTGCTGGTGGGGGACCAGGTGCGGGTGCACCAGATCCTGATGAACCTGGTGGGCAACGCGGTCAAGTTCACCGACCGGGGCGAGGTGGTGATCCGGGGGACGCTCAAGGAGGAACGCGGCGAGGTGTCCGTGGTGCAGCTCGAGGTGGCCGATACCGGCATCGGCATCCCCCCCGAGGTGAAGGAGCGGATCTTCGAGGTTTTCTCGCAGGCGGACAACTCCACCACCCGCAAGTACGGCGGCACCGGGTTGGGCCTCACCATCGCCCGCCAGCTCGTGGAGCTGATGGGAGGGGAGATCACCCTGGAGAGCGAGCTCGGGATAGGGTCCACCTTCCGGTTCACGCTAAAGCTGCGCCGGGATACCGCGCAGCGCGCCACGCCCCCCGAAGGGGTTTCCCTGGCGGGCTACCGGGCGCTCATCGTGGACGACAACTCAACCAACCTGAGCATCATGCACCACGAGCTGTACGCCTGGGGTATCGGCGCCGACATGGCCGACAACGGGGCGACGGCCCTCGAACTGATGCGGCGGGCGGCCCGGGACAAGGCGCCGTACGACCTGGCCATCCTCGACATGCAGATGCCGGTGATGAACGGCATCGATCTGGCCCGCGCCATCAAGGCGGACCCGGCGCTGGCCTCGACCCGGCTGCTCATGGTCACTTCCGTCGGGCAGTACGGCGACGAGGCGGAGGCGATCAGGGCCGGCATCGGCTGCTACATCAGCAAGCCGGTGCGCCAGTCCCGCCTGTACAACGCCATAATCGATCTTCTGGGGGTGGGGATGAGTCGCGCGGTACGGCCGCAGCTCGACACGGAGCAGGGGACGGCGGCGGCGCTGTCGGCAGCGGTCCTGCTGGTGGAGGACAACCCGGTCAATCAGGATGTGGCAACGGCCATGCTGGAGGCCTCCGGCTGCCGGGTCAGCGTGGCCAACAACGGCGTCGAAGCCCTCGATGCCGTCGCGCACCACGACTTCGACCTGATCTTCATGGATTGCCAGATGCCGCTCATGGACGGCTACGCCGCCACCCGGGCCATCCGGGAGCGGGAGGACGGCGCACCGGAAGGAAAACGGCGCACCATCATAGCCCTGACCGCCCACGCCATGCGCGGCGACCGCGAACAGTGCTTCGCGGCCGGGATGGACGACTATCTGACCAAGCCCTTCACACAGGCACAGCTGGTCGCCATGCTGCAGCGCTGGATCGCACCGCAGGCTCCCTGCGCGGAGGAACCGGCACTATCGGCCGAAGCTGCGGCGACCGACGCCGGCAACGGCATCGATCCTGCGGTCCTGGACGAGATCCGCGCGCTGCAGCTCCCGGGCAAGCCCGACCTGCTGGCCAAGGTGGTCGGGTCGTTCATGAAGTCCAGCCCGCTGCTGGTGGCCTCGATGCGGGAGGGGCTAGCCGGAGGGGATCCGCAGAGGGTGCGCCAAGCCGCCCATACCCTGAAATCGAGCAGCGCTTCGCTTGGTTGCCTCGCGCTCTCCGATACCTGCCGCCACCTGGAGCTGCTGACCGTCGAAGGGGTCCTGGAAGGGGCCGAGCCGCTCGTGAGCCGGATCGAAACGCAGCACCGAAAGGCGGTGGAGTACCTCACCGCACTGCCGGACCTCGCCCCGGGGCCCGAGCAGATCGGATGA